The Candidatus Hydrogenedens sp. genome contains the following window.
TTAAGTTCATTAAAATGTTCATCAATTCAACTTTCTCGTGAAGAAACAGACCAGGAAATAAAGTTAAGAATAGAATATGCTCAGTTAGAAGGGAAGCCCATCTCTGCTACGGTATTCGTTCAATGTCCAAAACATTCCCGTTTCACCTATTGGACTATCAACATCAAAAATGAGACGGGTTTATGGCTTGAACATATAGACTTTCCAGTGGTAGTCGTTCCTGATAACTTGCCAAACTCTGGAGGCGACGCACGTCTTTTCTGGCCTGGAGGTGAAGGTGTAGTCGTTGAGGATTCTAATTTGCGAGAAAAAAGCTGGCTTCGTTGGCAACCAATTGAACATCCGACAATGGGCTGGAACGGTGTCTATCCAGGACCTGCCCAAATGCAATTCATGGCATACTATACACCTCGTGCTGGTTTATATTTCTCTGCACATGACCCTCAGGGAACACCCAAAGGAGTTGAATTTCATAAACACCCATTAGGTGGAATTTACCTCGATTTCCGATTATATCCTGGCCCTGTCTGTGAACCAGATTATACATTGCCTTATCCGATGGTACTCGGCGTCTTCAAGGGGGATTGGCATGACTCGGCAGAGATATACCGCAATTGGTGGGAAACATCAACAATGTATAAACCACCAAAGCTGGAAGATAATCCAGTTATTCCTGACTGGTATTACAAATCACCGATTATCGTTATGTATCCTGTCCGTGGTCAGCGAGATTTAGGCGTAGAAATGACACCTAATCCTGAATATTATCCTTACACGAATGCCCTGCCTATTTTACAAAAATTAGCATCAGACTTAGAATCCTCGATAATGGCACTATTAATGCACTGGGAAAGCAGTGCACCATGGGCACCACCCTATGTCTGGCCTCCCTATGGCGACTTCGAAGATTTCTGTCGGTTCCGAGATGCACTCCATAAATCAGGTGATTTAATTGGTTTATATGCAAGTGGTTCCGCCTACACAATAAAGAGTAACACCGACCCAACATACAATATGACAAAAGAGTTTCAAGAAAAGCGGGTTATTCAATATGTCACCTACGCACCTGATGGCAAACCTGCTGAGAACGGTGTATGTGCAGGACCAAATGCCCAGCGAATTGGTTATGACCTCTGTCCAGCAACTGAATGGGTGAAACAAGTGGTCGTTAACGAAATCACAAAAATAATTCCACATAATATTGACTATCTTCAATATTTCGACCAGAACTTAGGTGGCAACTGTTACCGCTGTTATGCTCGACATCATGGACATCCACCGGGTCCAGGATTATGGCAAACAGAATCCATGAAAGACTTATATCGCCGTATCTGGGAACAAATACACCAGCATGGCTCAAAAATGCTTATTGGTT
Protein-coding sequences here:
- a CDS encoding DUF6259 domain-containing protein encodes the protein MVAKRFMSVLAIFLCYGTIQFHGVYADMNNEITTEYYRLVLNPTTGDIESLQSEGQELIFPPSQSRGLFTIRLRDDNGTATDLSSLKCSSIQLSREETDQEIKLRIEYAQLEGKPISATVFVQCPKHSRFTYWTINIKNETGLWLEHIDFPVVVVPDNLPNSGGDARLFWPGGEGVVVEDSNLREKSWLRWQPIEHPTMGWNGVYPGPAQMQFMAYYTPRAGLYFSAHDPQGTPKGVEFHKHPLGGIYLDFRLYPGPVCEPDYTLPYPMVLGVFKGDWHDSAEIYRNWWETSTMYKPPKLEDNPVIPDWYYKSPIIVMYPVRGQRDLGVEMTPNPEYYPYTNALPILQKLASDLESSIMALLMHWESSAPWAPPYVWPPYGDFEDFCRFRDALHKSGDLIGLYASGSAYTIKSNTDPTYNMTKEFQEKRVIQYVTYAPDGKPAENGVCAGPNAQRIGYDLCPATEWVKQVVVNEITKIIPHNIDYLQYFDQNLGGNCYRCYARHHGHPPGPGLWQTESMKDLYRRIWEQIHQHGSKMLIGCEANSAEPFIPYLLFNDSRSYLNFAIGIPVPAYGYIFHEYLNNFMGNQNGTSHFVDEEKSPYNLHQRVAISFIQGDMLSINLRQGGKIAWEWSSAPWDKGPNHEQILTLIRNLNKWRTGKGNKYLFFGKMLKPFEYGGDKDVPLITPRGDIIHFRSILASRWMYKDQTAMFLVNYLPEPQTASINLPDAYHTNCSLHLTPSQDSEAKPLPENQNKIEIPPLSAIMLEWNK